The following coding sequences are from one Kosakonia sp. H02 window:
- a CDS encoding KTSC domain-containing protein: protein MHHHSVNSSRIASVGYDNRSRTLEICFRDKSIYQYHGVPERVFSVFLTVVSKGRFYDGVVKGKYPEKRVV from the coding sequence ATGCATCATCATTCCGTAAACTCTTCACGAATCGCATCCGTGGGTTATGACAACCGCAGTCGTACGCTCGAAATCTGTTTTCGCGACAAAAGCATCTACCAGTATCACGGCGTTCCTGAACGTGTCTTCTCGGTATTTCTGACTGTCGTTTCGAAGGGCCGCTTTTATGATGGCGTGGTGAAAGGTAAATACCCGGAAAAGCGCGTAGTGTGA
- the dbpA gene encoding ATP-dependent RNA helicase DbpA, which yields MTAFSTLNTLPAAQIDNLNELGYLTMTPVQAAALPAILAGKDVRVQAKTGSGKTAAFGLGLLQHIDASRFETQSLILCPTRELADQVASELRRLARFMPNIKVLTLCGGQPFGAQRDSLQHAPHIIVATPGRLLDHLQKGTVTLDSLQTLVMDEADRMLDMGFSDAIDEVIRFAPASRQTLLFSATWPEAIAAISGRVQRNPETIEIDTVDDLPAVEQQFFEVSRHGKTALLQKLLSEHRPASCVVFCNTKKDCQEVCDALNAAGQEALALHGDLEQRDRDQTLVRFANGSARVLVATDVAARGLDIKSLELVVNYELAWDPEVHVHRIGRTARAGNSGLAISLCAPEEAQRANILSEMLQLKLNWLNAPANVKIVPLEAEMVTLCIDGGKKAKMRPGDVLGALTGDMGLDGADIGKITVHPAHVYVAVRQSVARQAWKQLQNGKIKGKACRVRLLK from the coding sequence GTGACCGCTTTTTCGACATTGAACACGCTGCCCGCCGCCCAGATCGACAACCTTAACGAACTGGGCTATCTCACCATGACGCCCGTGCAGGCCGCCGCACTTCCCGCGATCCTTGCCGGGAAAGATGTTCGCGTGCAGGCCAAAACCGGCAGCGGCAAAACAGCGGCGTTTGGACTGGGGTTGCTACAACACATTGATGCCAGCCGTTTTGAAACCCAGTCGTTGATTCTGTGCCCGACCCGCGAACTGGCGGATCAGGTTGCCAGTGAGCTGCGTCGGCTGGCGCGTTTTATGCCGAATATCAAAGTGCTGACCCTGTGCGGTGGGCAACCGTTCGGCGCGCAGCGCGACTCCTTACAACATGCGCCACACATTATTGTCGCCACACCGGGGCGTCTGCTTGATCACCTGCAAAAAGGCACCGTCACGCTGGATTCGTTGCAAACGCTGGTGATGGATGAAGCCGACCGCATGCTCGATATGGGGTTCAGCGATGCGATTGATGAAGTGATTCGCTTCGCACCCGCCTCACGCCAGACCCTGCTTTTTTCCGCGACCTGGCCGGAAGCGATTGCCGCTATCAGCGGGCGCGTGCAACGTAACCCAGAAACCATCGAAATCGACACCGTTGACGATCTGCCCGCCGTAGAACAGCAGTTCTTTGAAGTTTCTCGTCACGGCAAAACCGCACTCTTGCAAAAGTTGTTGAGCGAACACCGTCCGGCATCCTGTGTGGTGTTTTGCAATACCAAAAAAGATTGCCAGGAAGTGTGCGACGCGCTGAATGCCGCAGGACAGGAGGCGCTGGCATTACATGGCGACCTTGAGCAGCGCGATCGCGATCAAACCCTGGTGCGTTTTGCCAACGGCAGCGCCCGCGTGCTGGTTGCAACCGACGTGGCGGCGCGCGGCCTGGATATTAAATCACTGGAACTGGTGGTGAACTACGAGCTGGCGTGGGATCCGGAAGTGCATGTCCATCGCATCGGGCGCACCGCGCGTGCCGGTAATAGCGGTCTGGCGATCAGCCTTTGCGCACCGGAAGAGGCGCAGCGGGCCAACATTTTATCGGAAATGCTGCAACTGAAGCTCAACTGGCTTAACGCGCCGGCTAACGTCAAAATCGTGCCGCTGGAAGCGGAAATGGTCACGCTCTGCATCGATGGCGGCAAAAAAGCCAAAATGCGTCCGGGCGATGTGCTTGGCGCGTTAACCGGGGATATGGGGCTTGATGGCGCGGATATCGGTAAAATCACCGTTCACCCGGCGCATGTCTATGTTGCGGTGCGCCAGAGCGTGGCGCGCCAGGCGTGGAAACAACTGCAAAACGGGAAGATTAAAGGCAAAGCTTGTCGTGTGCGGTTGTTGAAATAA
- the ttcA gene encoding tRNA 2-thiocytidine(32) synthetase TtcA, whose product MSQNQEISKKEQYNLNKLQKRLRRNVGEAIADFNMIEEGDRIMVCLSGGKDSYTMLEILRNLQQSAPVNFSLVAVNLDQKQPGFPEHILPQYLENLGVEYKIVEENTYGIVKEKIPEGKTTCSLCSRLRRGILYRTATELGATKIALGHHRDDILQTLFLNMFYGGKMKGMPPKLMSDDGKHIVIRPLAYCREKDIERFSEAKGFPIIPCNLCGSQPNLQRQVIADMLRDWDKRYPGRIETMFSAMQNVVPSHLSDINLFDFKGITHGSEVVDGGDLAFDREAIPLQPAGWQPEDDDAQLDELRLNVIEVK is encoded by the coding sequence ATGTCGCAAAATCAAGAAATTAGCAAAAAAGAACAGTACAACCTGAACAAATTACAAAAGCGTCTTCGCCGTAATGTGGGCGAAGCCATTGCCGACTTCAATATGATTGAAGAAGGCGATCGCATTATGGTGTGTCTGTCTGGTGGCAAAGATAGCTACACGATGCTGGAAATTCTGCGCAATTTGCAGCAGAGCGCACCGGTTAACTTTTCGCTGGTAGCGGTGAATCTCGATCAGAAACAACCTGGTTTCCCGGAGCATATTCTGCCGCAGTACCTGGAAAACCTTGGCGTCGAGTACAAAATCGTTGAAGAGAATACTTACGGCATCGTCAAAGAGAAGATCCCGGAAGGTAAAACCACCTGCTCTCTTTGCTCTCGCCTGCGTCGCGGCATTCTGTATCGCACCGCAACGGAACTCGGTGCCACCAAAATCGCCCTTGGTCACCATCGCGATGACATCCTGCAAACGCTGTTTCTGAATATGTTCTACGGCGGGAAAATGAAAGGTATGCCGCCGAAACTGATGAGTGATGACGGCAAACATATTGTCATTCGCCCGCTGGCTTACTGCCGCGAGAAAGATATCGAGCGTTTCTCTGAGGCGAAAGGTTTCCCGATTATTCCGTGTAACCTGTGCGGTTCGCAGCCGAATCTACAGCGTCAGGTGATTGCCGATATGCTGCGCGACTGGGATAAACGCTACCCTGGGCGTATCGAAACGATGTTCAGCGCGATGCAAAACGTAGTGCCTTCGCACCTGAGCGATATCAATTTGTTCGACTTTAAAGGCATCACCCACGGTTCTGAAGTGGTGGACGGCGGCGATCTGGCGTTTGATCGCGAAGCGATCCCATTGCAGCCTGCGGGCTGGCAGCCGGAAGACGATGACGCGCAGCTCGATGAACTGCGCCTGAATGTTATTGAAGTGAAATGA
- the zntB gene encoding zinc transporter ZntB has product MEAIKGVDVKVPDAVFAWLLDGKGGVKPLEESDEITARTPCWVHLNYTNQESAQWLETTPVLPNSVRNALAGESTRPRVNRLGEGTLITLRCINGSTDERPDQLVAVRVYMDERMIVSTRQRKVLALDDVVSELENDSGPADCGSWLVDVCDSLTDHANEFIESLHDRIIDLEDDLLDQQIPARGILALLRKQLIVMRRYMAPQRDVFARLASERLPWMNDDQRRRMQDIADRLGRGLDEIDSCIARTGVMTDEITQVMQESLARRTYTMSLMAMVFLPSTFLTGLFGVNLGGIPGGGWHLGFALFCVMLAVLIGGVTWWLHRSKWL; this is encoded by the coding sequence GTGGAAGCAATTAAAGGAGTCGATGTGAAAGTGCCGGACGCGGTTTTCGCGTGGCTGCTCGACGGTAAAGGCGGAGTGAAACCGCTGGAAGAGAGCGATGAGATCACGGCGCGCACACCCTGCTGGGTACATCTGAATTACACCAATCAGGAGAGCGCCCAGTGGCTGGAAACCACGCCTGTTTTACCCAATAGCGTGCGCAATGCGCTCGCCGGGGAAAGTACGCGACCCAGAGTGAATCGCCTGGGCGAGGGGACATTAATTACGCTGCGCTGTATTAATGGCAGCACCGATGAACGCCCGGATCAGCTGGTTGCCGTGCGCGTCTATATGGACGAGCGCATGATTGTCTCGACGCGGCAGCGAAAAGTCCTGGCGCTGGATGATGTGGTCAGCGAGCTGGAAAATGACTCCGGTCCGGCAGATTGCGGCAGTTGGCTGGTGGATGTTTGCGATTCGCTGACCGATCACGCTAATGAATTTATCGAATCGCTGCATGACCGGATTATCGATCTTGAAGATGATTTGTTGGATCAGCAGATCCCAGCGCGCGGCATTCTGGCCTTGCTGCGTAAGCAATTAATTGTGATGCGGCGTTATATGGCTCCGCAACGTGATGTGTTTGCCCGGCTGGCCAGTGAGCGTTTGCCGTGGATGAATGACGACCAGCGCCGTCGGATGCAGGACATCGCCGATCGTCTTGGTCGCGGGCTGGATGAAATTGATTCCTGTATTGCACGTACTGGGGTAATGACCGATGAAATCACCCAGGTGATGCAGGAGTCGCTGGCACGACGCACTTACACTATGTCGTTGATGGCGATGGTTTTTCTGCCCAGCACCTTTTTGACCGGATTATTTGGCGTCAACCTGGGCGGGATCCCCGGCGGCGGCTGGCATTTAGGTTTTGCATTGTTCTGTGTGATGTTGGCGGTGTTGATCGGCGGTGTTACCTGGTGGTTGCATCGCAGTAAATGGCTGTAA